A single Denticeps clupeoides chromosome 7, fDenClu1.1, whole genome shotgun sequence DNA region contains:
- the LOC114794170 gene encoding galanin receptor type 2-like: MSDHEDLGKTMHWNASENHQLNPASVIVSVVFSLIFLVGTIGNSLVLAVLLRSGQLGYNTTNLFILNLSVADFFFIIFCVPFQATIYSLEGWVFGSFMCKVVHFFINLTMYASSFTLAAVSVDRYLAIRYPLRSRELRTPWNAVVAMVVIWGLSLIFAGPYLSYYDLINFDNSNVCIPGWEEHNRKVLDTCTFVFGYVIPVLIVSLSYTRTIKYLWTAVDPLDGMSESKRAKRKVTKMIIIVTVLFCICWLPYHVVILCYLYGDFPFNQTTYAFRLLSHCMAYANSCLNPIVYALVSKHFRKGFKKVFSCILSKNRRNKVHVVHVANTVPGFEAGSTEVSQMNEENRQNDREMDNRPLTATQNATMRKTLPFQCQS; this comes from the exons ATGTCGGATCACGAGGATCTGGGAAAAACGATGCACTGGAATGCATCCGAGAACCACCAGCTGAACCCAGCCAGCGTCATTGTGTCAGTGGTCTTCTCCCTCATATTCTTGGTGGGAACCATTGGGAACAGCCTTGTCCTGGCAGTCCTGCTCCGGAGTGGACAGCTTGGGTACAACACCACCAACCTCTTCATTCTAAACCTCAGTGTAGCCgacttttttttcatcatcttcTGTGTGCCTTTCCAAGCCACCATTTACTCCCTTGAGGGCTGGGTGTTCGGCTCCTTCATGTGCAAAGTTGTGCACTTTTTCATCAACCTCACCATGTATGCCAGCAGCTTCACTCTGGCCGCTGTGTCTGTTGACAG GTATTTGGCAATCCGTTACCCGTTGCGTTCCAGAGAGCTGCGGACACCATGGAATGCTGTGGTTGCCATGGTAGTCATCTGGGGTCTCTCTCTGATCTTTGCTGGACCCTACTTAAGTTATTACGATCTCATTAATTTTGACAACAGCAACGTGTGCATCCCAGGGTGGGAAGAGCACAACCGCAAGGTCCTGGATACCTGCACCTTTGTTTTTGGCTACGTGATCCCTGTGCTAATCGTTAGCCTGTCTTATACGAGGACTATCAAATATCTATGGACGGCCGTGGATCCCCTGGATGGGATGTCTGAATCCAAGAGAGCCAAGCGCAAAGTAACCAAGATGATCATCATTGTCACCGTGCTCTTCTGCATATGCTGGCTGCCCTACCATGTGGTCATCCTGTGCTACTTGTATGGAGACTTCCCCTTCAACCAGACCACCTATGCCTTCAGGCTGCTCTCACACTGCATGGCCTACGCTAACTCCTGCCTCAACCCCATCGTCTATGCTCTTGTGTCCAAGCACTTCAGAAAGggttttaaaaaggttttcagCTGCATACTGAGCAAGAACAGAAGGAATAAAGTGCATGTTGTCCACGTGGCCAACACGGTGCCTGGTTTTGAGGCTGGATCAACTGAAGTGTCACAAATGAATGAGGAGAACCGGCAGAATGATCGTGAAATGGACAACAGGCCTCTCACCGCAACTCAAAATGCCACAATGAGAAAAACACTACCTTTTCAATGTCAGTCATGA